TAGACAGAAAAAGGTTTCTCCTTTTTGGAGAGAAGCTGGAGACTCCGACGAAGTGAGAACTCCCGTGCAACGCTGCTCTTGTTGAAATTTTCAGCTAGAGACACCCAGATCTGACGAGAGGTGCTCAGATTGTGGACATGACCAAGGACTTCTTCAGACAACGTGCCAAAGAGCCATGACCGAATTAGCTGATCGGTACAGAACCAAGCTTCATACAGAGGATTTGGTTCTTCACAGGTGACTTCACCGTTGACGACAAGGCGAGTCGGAGACGGAGCATTGACGACGCCGTTCACAAAACCAATGAGTTTCTGACTGGACAACAGAGACTCAAACTGTGTTTTCCACAAGAGATAGTTACTGTCTGTCAGCTTGAGAGTGACAGAGCTAGTAACATAAACATTATCCGGGAAAGGATAGGAGGTTGCCATTGTTTCACCTGTTAAGGTTTaatggctctgataccatgtaaGTTAAGAGAGAATTTGAGAGTTTCtgtaaaatgattttattcaCACTGATTTACATTAGGGTTTTACATTTCCTTTATATAGACAAATTTGGAACAATCTAGAATAAGCTAGTGTAGCTGGTGAGTCATCATCAAAGGATCGACGCTCCTCCTCTGTACGTttgatgctctgtttttgagcTGGAGGATCTTTTGTCTCCTTCTGTTGACTCTTCTGTTGACTGGACTTTGTTGGGCCTGATTCCTTATTTGTTATTGGGCATGTTTGGTGTTTGTTCCTTACACCGACAATATTTGGGATGATCAAGCCCTGAAACTGATAATAGAGAAAGTGATTTGAGCTCAGGGAAAAACATACGCTCGACTTCAAGAGAATATGCGCCTGATAGTGTGAGCTTAACCAGTGTCTTGCTAGTTAACAACTCTGTCTCTATATTAACACTAGAGCGGGGGTTGGCGTGCAAGTGTAGTTCCAGTAAACCGCGTTCCAATGCAGTACAAATCAACCGGCTGAGACAACGGTTCCCATGATCGTATGCCTCAGGGAAATTGACATATTTATACAGACGAGACAGAGAGAACTTCTTCATGTGAGAATTGCTTAGCAAAGCAAGTGTCTTGTCTACGAACTCAAGGAAGCGATGTGAACCGCGTCTTGCTTCTTCATCGTTGGGATAAACAACCATCGACTCATCAAAACAAAGGTTGTCTACAAGACATAGCAGATTCTTCCACCTCTTGGACAGAACCGATGTCGAAGCAGCCACTTGTCGGAATCAAAGACAGGATTTTGCCAAGTATCTCATCTGGCAAACTGCTTATCGAATCCCGAGGAGCACTTCTCATTGCCATAAATTACCAACAAGTTCTTCCTCTATTGAATTGAATGTTTTGCAATGAAACAACACAAGCCTTCGAATCTATATTTCTAAAGCaataaacgaaaaaaacacagaatcAAATATGAATCCTTTATATCGAAGGCGATGGTAATTCAGGAAGAGAAACACAGAAGACAAACTTACAACGCCAGAGAAGGCCACGAAGATccacaagcttcttctttgacgATGGAATTActataaaactaaaaccataaaataaaataaaataaaataggaCTTTTgggaaaacaaatattctaatttataatttgcccaaaataaacaattgtttacaaatttaaaaagggaaaatcacatttttatGAATGAGAAATAAACTAACAGATCTATGCTTtatcttcaaattttataaatttttatgaatGGTAAAATCCCATTAAACATCGATAAACACATGCTTGTATAAAAACATACGATTAAATCAAAGCAACATTCTCACAATGGCTCTAGTCACATTAGAGATTTTTTGCATTGATTTAGTCAAACTAGTCAACGGAGAACTCCCATTAAACCCTCCTTGACAAACAGAAGCTTCGACACCGGCGTCGATCACACCGTCTTCGCCGAATTTGGGGACTCCTTTAGAGATAGCTTCAATGGCTTCGGGAACATCAGCGTTTAAGATCGTTTTGTATCTTCGACTACATTCATCCAAAGCCCGTTTTAGTTCTGGTCTCTTCTTATATAGACCGTTGATCTCgttcaaagtttttgttgcCAGGCCCTAcagaatcatatatttataaaataaccccataagtttatgttttatacAGAAAAAACCTCTCACATTTTGATAGATAGAAAAACCCTCCCCTAATTTCAGagaaattttttaagaaaagttatatatataattggttGTATAGTAAAGAAGCTCATACACTATACTGAAATTggtaaaatttataaaataagcccttggttttttggtttaaacaaaaacaacccAAAATTCTTATGTATCAAAAAAGCACCCATGTTacataatatacaaaatatgctcacattttcttttggctGATAAAAgtgataaaaatttaaatccaCATCACAAtgagaaaaaattataaatttatgaaacaaGCACGTAAGTTTGTGATTTTTACAGAAAGagcatcaaagttttgatttattaaacTACTCATGTCCCACACAAAAACGTCTAAAGGTTCACAATTAGTGGTATAGTAATCAAACCTTATACTATACTGAAATTAAGGAAACCTTTGTTAAAGATCTGATTCTTATAAGATACTTGAAGATAATTggatatatatgaaagaaaccagatcaaaatataatgttatAGGACCTTGATTTTATCAATGAGGATGAGAGCGAGGCCAGAAGTGTCGGCAGAGGAACCACGTGGATCGGAGTTAAGGAGAGACACACAAAGATTGAAGTCTGGTGTCTCTTTACATGTTGGCTCTATTATACTTCCTTCactcaccatcaccatcaccatcatcatcatcacgatcaacatcatcaccttcatcatcttcatcttctttgatgattatctatatatgtaaaaagatggaggtttttctttattctcagGCTTTGGGAGAAGATCAGTTGATATAAGTGTGTGTCTAGCTCTGCGTGTAGTAATTTGTCTGTGTAGTGCACGTctccaatatatataatcgAATTGATGATGGTACCTTTACCAAAATTCCTTaggataaaaagtttcattttctttatttattttaatttaaatatatataccaaaagcTATATTGAATATTGTGCaatcaaaattttactttGTATGTTTTTATAGTATCCAAGAACAATATTGGTAAAACACTAAATATAGGTCTAATGTTATGACTGAAATATTTGTTACTATTAAATGATAAATATGCCATTAGTCAAATGATCATGATATGGTAAAGATATTTATGCCTAAGactatttcttaattttgactTCAAATTTTCGATCtatgtttctttattatcttaaaagttgaaaacttcatttttaactttaaaatcaGTAACATAACCGTCACTAAAAAATCACAACTttacaacaaaatatacaagTGTTCAACTATGCTATACCAATGTTACTTCAAAACTCTTTACCCAAACACAATCTCATCCTTTCACTTACTTCAACGCATCAATGATACTTTTTTGTATGTGTAATAAACGGCttctttttccaaatattttaagatCTAAGCAGTAGATAAAACAAGAGACATGTATGTAGTATTTGTCATTAATGTTGGGCCAAGTATTTAAAGTTTCTATAACTTTCCGACGAACCGATTGTGTGAAACATCGCCAGGTGGATCCAATAGTTGAAGTTAACGTGTGACATTGCGTAGTAATTAAGCTAATTCAATTCATCCGAACTTTATCAAGGGGCTAACTTTTGCTCCGCCGTAGTTTTGCCATTATCAATTGGTTATGGTAATGGTGGAAACATTAACATCATCTTTAAAACTAGGATAAATTAAAGTAGATTAAAGCAAACCATTATTTCGTTATTTCAAACATACACATTACATCATCTTTAAAAACTAggataaattttaaagtaaataaaagcAAACAATTATTTCGTTATtttaaacatacaaaataaagcaaacgattgcttttttttgttgttgttgttgctgcttaAGTTCATTTCAATAATCCTATCCTCCTTAAAGTTATACatcctaatttatttttgttgctttttggGCCAAACGAGGAAAGATAAGTTGAATCCAAGAAGTCTTTTTCATATGTTGATACACATTGCCTAATCCAATCATTCAACTCAATCATTGTACGAAACTAAGAACAATAAATGATACAATCGTCGAATATAACCAAATTACACGTTTTTTGTTGgataaatatgtaaataaaatatctaaactCTTTTACGATAAGCAAGTAAATATTGTTAGTAGGGATTGTATAAATCTGTTTATGGTTTTGAATCTTACATAGAGGTTCGAGTAAACTTTCAATCCCGAATTGGTTTATGTAAATGAAGATGCTTATTTTCCTGAATCTccgttaaaatattttaactttgttAAATCGAGGTATGTATTTGGTGTCCGGAATTTTCGGGAATACTCACTGCCCGACAATTAACTCGTAACAAAATCTATTGTCCGTAACATATCTGTTCTAAACTGTTCCACATGCAGTACCAAATACCAAATAGTTGCAAAATATCCGAATCTATCCAATAAACATACATTTGATTAAATCTATGAAACATATTATACTGTATTGAAGTCTATGATTAACAAGAcctttatattttatcaaaaaaaaaaagaaaagaactttATAAATGCAtcctaaaattaaaattaaagcGTACTAGATGAGTAATTTATCATCTAGATgggtttattttgaaaattgttaaaaacaatatttactttgattgttatttttgctaatttatgtttattcttgtttatttttctattgttaataaaattaaatccaTAATATGtagttacaatttttatggttAGATTCATTTGTGACTGGTTTATTTATAAAGctgattatttataaaattttagtattttcacttcatgaatacatataaaaacaatatatgatattctGATAAAATGATGTATAACTATGTTACTTGTGTGGTTTAAAATTTGCTTAACtcgattataaataaatcaattccTTGTTTTATGTACTTCAACGACATTGTGATAGACTCATGATTAAAGTTTGGATTGACATCAACTGAATAAGAtctgaaaaatattcatatgtaaaaataaaaagatggcaaaaattgaatatcatttaagtcaacacttttggattttctgtcattgcatatatcaatattagaAAATGATCGTGTCTTGgatgatttgaaaattgtctAACTTGATTACAAACAAACTATTTCTGGTTTTATGTATTCTCTTGATATAATACTCCAATAACATTGTTATAGActcatgattaaatatatagaattgaTATAAACTGAACAAGATTTCAAGAATattcatatgaaaaaataaaaagaaagcaaaaattaaagtatcattTAAGTCAATACTTTTAGATCTTCTCTCATTGCATATATCCATATAAGAGAAATAATCgtgtattaaattatttggtaGGTCTAATGTTTTAAAggtttattatttgaaaaaacttGAATGTTAATGTtatcaaagactcaaaataaaattactaaactaataaaaggttaggtagcaaacaattacaacacaaaaaaaattagtcatTAGAATAGTGATtattaatgattaaaaattagtaaaataaaaagaatataatgtAAGTAGTGCTTAATttattaacataattttttattttttattttattttgaagaaatcaattaaaattagtattgttgattcatttaatttgattatttaattttattaaattttaatttaaaaaatataaaatgacacatgtcattttATTGTGTGATGACGTGTCATTCATATGAGAGAGTTGACCAACTttcatttatatgatttttataatacaaaatcttTCGTACTAAAGTTGCATGCAAATCACTTTCTATTAcgctttcctttttttgttcttgaaaaaTCTATTGAACAATGAACCATCATCAAGCAATATAACCAGAATCAAACACAAGCCAACTCACCTACCACCAAACCACACGAGAGAACAGCTTGACAAAGTGGTTAACGGACAGAAACTAGTAAATCCACCACAACGGAGAGCAACTCTTCctttcacaaagaaaaactaccTCACTGAGAGAACTTAATGCATCTTTCACAAATAGAACCAACCAcacattatttgttttattttcgtGTTTGGGCCTAACAATGGCATTATTGGGTATATTGAGCTATATTACCAACTTACAATCTATTGGGCCTTAAATATGCCATATTGGGTGTATAAAAAtcgaatttttaaaaaaggaaaaaaacttgaaCGGTTTTTAATTATTCGCACAAGCCGCACGTGTGATTCtcatgaaaaaacaaaaaaagtacaaataacatttaattattattcagCTTTGGCCCGCCGCTGTGGAGCTTGCGGCATCTTTTAACCCTTACTCATCAAAACCACATTGTTCTATCCTCTAAACCGTCCGATCTAACGCCACGTCACCTATCCTCgtcaaattaaatttcaacGGTTCAGATCTAATCTCAAAGACGGTACTGCTTCAGCTCAATAGTCGAACCTTCTAAcccttctctcttcctctaaAAATTCTCCAGGAAAATCGAAAACTTTTCTCGGGaaaatctttaaactttttgCTTTTCGAAGAAACATGACTGGtgttaatgatgatgatgataagaacTTCAAAGAAGAACCAGAGATTCAAGTTTTAAGCGACGACGATAGTGATGAAGAACAAGTTAAAGACGTAGGTGAAGAAGTTAGCgacgaagacgatgatgatggaagtgaaggagatgatgatgatgatgaggaagaagaagaagatgacgatgacgatgatgatgttcAGGTTTTGCAGTCTTTAGGTGGTCCTCCTGTACAATCAgcggaagatgaagatgaagaaggtgatGAAGATGGGAACggtgatgacgatgatgatgatggagatgatgatgatgacgacgatgatgatgaggatgaggatgttgaagatgaggtaaaaaaaattttctgaatttatcaattttcgttcttttattggttgaattgTTCActtaatttagggtttagtcTCTGAGATTGTAGATCTATGATTTTATGTGTCtcaatttggtt
This sequence is a window from Arabidopsis thaliana chromosome 1 sequence. Protein-coding genes within it:
- the C/VIF1 gene encoding cell wall / vacuolar inhibitor of fructosidase 1 (cell wall / vacuolar inhibitor of fructosidase 1 (C/VIF1); FUNCTIONS IN: enzyme inhibitor activity, pectinesterase inhibitor activity, pectinesterase activity; INVOLVED IN: biological_process unknown; LOCATED IN: cell wall; EXPRESSED IN: 22 plant structures; EXPRESSED DURING: 13 growth stages; CONTAINS InterPro DOMAIN/s: Pectinesterase inhibitor (InterPro:IPR006501); BEST Arabidopsis thaliana protein match is: Plant invertase/pectin methylesterase inhibitor superfamily protein (TAIR:AT3G17140.1); Has 169 Blast hits to 167 proteins in 23 species: Archae - 0; Bacteria - 0; Metazoa - 0; Fungi - 0; Plants - 169; Viruses - 0; Other Eukaryotes - 0 (source: NCBI BLink).); translated protein: MKMMKVMMLIVMMMMVMVMVSEGSIIEPTCKETPDFNLCVSLLNSDPRGSSADTSGLALILIDKIKGLATKTLNEINGLYKKRPELKRALDECSRRYKTILNADVPEAIEAISKGVPKFGEDGVIDAGVEASVCQGGFNGSSPLTSLTKSMQKISNVTRAIFYSNSIVKEEACGSSWPSLALNIDSKACVVSLQNIQFNRGRTCW
- the C/VIF1 gene encoding cell wall / vacuolar inhibitor of fructosidase 1, which encodes MKMMKVMMLIVMMMMVMVMVSEGSIIEPTCKETPDFNLCVSLLNSDPRGSSADTSGLALILIDKIKGLATKTLNEINGLYKKRPELKRALDECSRRYKTILNADVPEAIEAISKGVPKFGEDGVIDAGVEASVCQGGFNGSSPLTSLTKSMQKISNVTRAIVRMLL
- a CDS encoding nucleolin (unknown protein; FUNCTIONS IN: molecular_function unknown; INVOLVED IN: biological_process unknown; LOCATED IN: cytosol; EXPRESSED IN: 21 plant structures; EXPRESSED DURING: 11 growth stages; Has 93717 Blast hits to 40765 proteins in 1891 species: Archae - 1046; Bacteria - 16276; Metazoa - 26677; Fungi - 16127; Plants - 6028; Viruses - 1519; Other Eukaryotes - 26044 (source: NCBI BLink).) produces the protein MTGVNDDDDKNFKEEPEIQVLSDDDSDEEQVKDVGEEVSDEDDDDGSEGDDDDDEEEEEDDDDDDDVQVLQSLGGPPVQSAEDEDEEGDEDGNGDDDDDDGDDDDDDDDDEDEDVEDEGDLGTEYLVRPVGRAEDEEDASDFEPEENGVEEDIDEGEDDENDNSGGAGKSEAPPKRKRAPEEDEEDSGDEDDDRPPKR